From a single Podarcis raffonei isolate rPodRaf1 chromosome 10, rPodRaf1.pri, whole genome shotgun sequence genomic region:
- the LOC128422011 gene encoding zinc finger protein 239-like: MGDFPPSLFAGWGRRGYSSHQRPPTGEKPFKGMECGKSFSDNGKLRTHQRTHTGEKPYKCMECGKSFSQSGDLNIHQRTHTGEKPYKCMECGKSFSISGNLRTHQRIHTGEKPFKCLECGKCCSQNGDLRKHQRTHTGEKPFKCMECGKSFSQSGNLRKHQQTHRGETV; encoded by the exons atgggagatttccccccaagcctATTTGCAGGATGGGGAAGGAGGGGCTACAG ttcacatcaacgacctccaacaggggagaaaccatttaaaggtatggagtgcggaaagagctttagtgataatggaaaacttagaacacatcaacggacacatacaggggagaaaccatataaatgtatggagtgtggaaagagcttcagtcagagtggagacctcaatatacatcaacggactcacacaggggagaaaccatataaatgtatggagtgtggaaagagcttcagtatcagtggaaaccttagaacacatcaacggattcacacaggggagaaaccatttaaatgcctggagtgcggaaagtgctgcagtcagaatggagaccttagaaaacatcaacggactcacacaggggagaaaccatttaaatgcatggagtgcggaaagagcttcagtcagagtggaaatcttagaaaacatcagcagacacacaggggagaaactgtttaa
- the LOC128421957 gene encoding zinc finger protein 850-like yields MGKKGFKCKECGKNFSQSGHLNIHQLTHTGEKPFKCMECEKSFRFIGNLRRHQQTHTGEKPYECMECGKTFRDNGTLRGHQVTHTEEKPYECMECGKSLRDNRTLRQHQRTHTGEKPYECMECGKSFSFNGSLRRHQRTHTGEKSYKCMECGKSFSLNAILRRHQRTHTGEKPYECMECGKSFHDNGNLRTHQRTHTGEKPYECMECGKSFSLNAILRRHQRTHRGEKPFKCIECGKRFSDNGTLRRHQQTHTGEKPCKCMECGKTFRDNGTLRGHQATHTGEKPYECLECGKSFSLNAILRRHQRTHTGGKPYECMECGKSFSFNANLTRHQRTHTGEKPFKCIECGKRFSDNGKLRRHQQTHTGEKPYECMECGKSFSFNANFTQHQRTHTGEKPLKCIECGMRFSDNGKLRRHQRTHTGEKPFKCIECGKRFSDNGKLRRHQQTHTGEKPCKCMECGKTFRDNGTLRGHQRTHTGEKPYECMECGKSFSFNANLTRHQRTHTGEKSFKCIECGKSFSQNVALRKHQRTHTGEKPYKCMHCGKGFSQNGDLRKHQRTHTGEKPYECMECGKSFSFNGSLRIHQRTHTEEKPYECMECGKSFIDNGNLRRHQQTHTGEKPFKCMECGKKFSQSGQLNRHQLTHTGEKPYE; encoded by the coding sequence ATGGGCAAGAAAGGATTCAAATGcaaggagtgtgggaagaacttcagtcagagtggacacctcaatatacatcaactgactcacacaggggagaaaccttttaaatgtatggagtgtgaaaagagcttccgTTTcattggaaaccttagaagacatcaacagactcacacaggggagaaaccatatgaatgtatggagtgcggaaagacctttcgtgataatggaacccttagaggaCATCAAGtgactcacacagaggagaaaccatatgaatgtatggagtgcggaaagagcctTCGTGATAATAGAacccttagacaacatcaacggactcacacaggggagaaaccatatgaatgtatggagtgcggaaagagcttcagtttcaatggaagccttagaagacatcaacggactcacacaggggagaaatcatataaatgtatggagtgcggaaagagcttcagtttaaaTGCAATCCTTAgacgacatcaacggactcacacaggggagaaaccatatgaatgtatggagtgcggaaagagctttcatgataatggaaaccttagaacacatcaacggactcacacaggggagaaaccatatgaatgtatggagtgtggaaagagctttagtttaAATGCAATCCTTAgacgacatcaacggactcacagaggggaaaaaccatttaaatgcattgagtgtggaaagagatttagtgataatggaacccttagaagacatcaacagactcacacaggggagaaaccatgtaaatgtatggagtgtggaaagacctttcgtgataatggaacccttagaggaCATCAAgcgactcacacaggggagaaaccatatgaatgtttggagtgcggaaagagcttcagtttaaaTGCAATCCTTAgacgacatcaacggactcacacaggggggaaaccatatgaatgtatggagtgtggaaagagctttagtttcaatgcaaaccttacacgacatcaacggactcacacaggggaaaaaccatttaaatgcattgagtgtggaaagagatttagtgataatggaaaacttagaagacatcaacagactcacacaggggagaaaccatatgaatgtatggagtgcggaaagagcttcagtttcaatgcaaactttacacaacatcaacggactcacacaggggaaaaaccacttaaatgcattgagtgtggaatgagatttagtgataatggaaaacttagaagacatcaacggactcacacaggggaaaaaccatttaaatgcattgagtgtggaaagagatttagtgataatggaaaacttagaagacatcaacagactcacacaggggagaaaccatgtaaatgtatggagtgtggaaagacctttcgtgataatggaacccttagaggacatcaacggactcacacaggggagaaaccatatgaatgtatggagtgcggaaagagcttcagtttcaatgcaaaccttacacgacatcaacggactcacacaggggaaaaatcatttaaatgcattgagtgtggaaagagcttcagtcagaatgtagcccttagaaaacatcaacggactcacacaggggagaaaccttataaatgtatgcattgtggaaagggcttcagtcagaatggagaccttagaaaacatcaacggactcacacaggggagaaaccatatgaatgtatggagtgcggaaagagcttcagtttcaatggaagccttagaatacatcaacggactcacacagaggagaaaccatatgaatgtatggagtgtggaaagagctttattgataatggaaaccttagaagacatcaacagactcacacaggggaaaaaccatttaaatgcatggagtgcggaaagaaattcagtcagagtggacagctTAATAgacatcaactgactcacacaggggagaaaccatatgaatga